In the genome of Peromyscus eremicus chromosome 1, PerEre_H2_v1, whole genome shotgun sequence, the window AATACAGGAATAATAAGTCCTCAGGAACACAGTCCTGAAAACATCTGAGGCATGATCGACTCggtgaaatttttattaaatccACAGAAGTAAAAACCATTTTGTGAGGAGGGACTAAAGGACAGGGCCACCAAGAGCAGGAGTCAGGCCACCAAAGGAGGGGGTATGGGGTGAAAAGACAAAGACCAGAGCTTGACTGGGCTGACCACAagagctccagcttcagggaccATCACCAGGGCCACCAGACAGCTCCTGAGAACTTAGGCTAGCACTGGGAAGGTTCAGCGGTGGCGGTTCTACCAGCACAGCAGAAAACTTGGTGTCACCAAAGGCATCATTCATGCGCGTCTCAAAGAAGCGCTGCAGGCCGATGATGGACTGCACATCCGCCTTGTCCTGGGCCAATTAAGAGCAGAGTGGTGAGTAGGTCCTGGCTTTCCTCCCCCTGCGCCCTCCCTGCTTCAGTCTGCAGGCTCACCTCAGTCAGCTTGTTGAACTGCTTGAACATGCGGCCCACGTCTTGGGCAAACTCCTGGGGAGAGCTATAAGGGGGCGACAGCTTCTCTTGGAGGCGAGCACGTATCAGGGTCAGGTCTAGGGTACCACCAGGCTGCTCCTGCAGGTAGAGACAACATACAGGCTTAGGAGGTGTCACCCACCACCTCTCAGCATCCCTAACCtctcctgttctagaactcaccaTGGAAAATGAAGACTCGGTAGCCAGCTGATGTAAAGGGCGGCAGGGTTCGTGGCAGAACAGGGCCAGAAGGACACGCTCACATTTCTAGACAGGACAAGAGAGTCAGAGTTACAGCATGAAGTAACAGAAGTTACTTCAGCTACTAGGTCGCCCAACACCTAAGAATTCAACTCATTCAGCCCTCACCCGCTGGTTGGCTGGTGAGAGCTTAGCTACCACACCAGTGCTATCTGCTCCATCCAGGCTAAGGCTTCCATCTTCCTCCTTCAGGTCAGGCAGCACATGGCAGAGGGAGCAACTCCACTCCTCCCTAGGGTCAAGTGTAGGAGATGTAAATGACGACAACCAGCCCTCCATGATGTATCTGACCCTGCCCAGCCTCACACTTACCCTGGCACATCCTGCAGGGCAGGGAGGTGGCAATCCAGGTGGAAGCAAAATTCACACTGGTTGCACATGACCAGGTCACCTGGCTTCTGACAGACACGGCAAATAGTGGCACTGTCATCCAGGATACCTGGTCCACCTACTGGGGCTGAGGTACCCTCAGGAGCCACTACTTCCAGGCCTGAGCTAGTACTGCCACTAGGTGAAGCCAGGCGGGGTCCCTCAGCACCAGGGCCTTCACCCAGAGCCATCAACACGGGCTTGGTCTCAGGACCTTCAGTGGCAGCAGGCGGGGCTCCAATAGCagcttctgtctcttcttcctgtAAGACAGTGTTGTTATCAAATCTGGGGTGACAGGTGTCACTCTCTAATAATCACTGTCCTGTATTATAACGACAGGCTCACCTTAACAATGGCCATCCCAGGCAGGGGTAGGGCACCAGGAGCTCCTGGGGGCACAGTCCCAGCCtgaccagcagctgctgcagcaGCACCACGCTCAATAACAATCAGATTGTAGTCCTCAGTGGTGCTTCCAGGGAAGACCTTGAAGACTGGTGGCTGGCTATCAGCAGTGAGATCCAGATCCAGGCGTTCAAGGCTCACGCGTGGCACTTTCCGCATGAGGCCACTTACCTCTCCCTCACCAGAGCGTGCCCTGTAAGTACATACACCTTGTTATGAGATCTTACACATCCCTACCACACCAGTACTATACCACCTACTCCAATGTCACACTTACCGCTTCATGCCGGACACATGCGGCTCTGCACTTGAGTATGGATCGTCTGTTCAGAAAACACAGAGTTGGCAGAAAAGACAAAACACGGGGTATGCACCAAGCGTTTTCAATAAAATCCCAGGCAAAAAAACCACTTACCTGACCCAAAGCCATAGCCCTCCTGTACTTCCATGGGCTAGAGACAGAACAGAGAATGTGCTCATTAAGTGGGACCAGTACTCCATGGCATCCTATGGCCCTCACCCCTTTCTTGGCTCCTCTCTCCAGCTCACCTGGCTGCTGCCAGACCCTTGCTTGTTTAGGGGCCCTGGCGCTCTTGGAGGAGCCATAGGCCCAGGACCTGTGGAGTTCGTACCAGGACGCTCAGCCACAATCTTGCCTGAAATAGAGAGAATCTTCAGTTGGTGCAGTATTGCCTAGGATGCTCCCCAGGTCAAGCAAAAAGACTGAATAAGCAACCTACCAAAAGCCTCAGCACTCTTGGTCCAGGCATTGAGATCCCACTGAAACTTCATCTCACCATGAGGCTCCACAGGATCCACAATCATTTTGAGAGCACGATGCAGCTGGAAATAGATCTAATGGGGCAAAAAGGTAGCATATGAGCTCACTTGCTAACTTACAGGGTCCCAAAGATGTTGAATGGCCATCTAGCTGAATAAAGCCCACCACTACACACCAGCTTCTTAGAAAGCAAGAGGGCTGTATTGTTATCACTTTCCAGAGCCCAAGAGGCAAATCGCAAAATGTGTTCCTGATGCTTCTGGATTTTGGTCATGGTCCAGTGCTGGCGCTCCAGACGCTCCTGCTGCCCCTCCGTCACTTTCTGCAGGTCAAGGAGAACAGGGTCAGGAAGACAGCAAGGCAGTGAGTCTAGGATCATTCTCTGCCCTAGATGGTGTCATGCTAACAGTGTAAGATTTACCTGGGCATCATTGACCAGAACCCGGCCCCGTTTATTCAGCTCCTTCATGATCTGCAGAATGGCCATCTTGACATCAACCTGCACACGCTTCTGCACATCAGACACCTGGCGGATCCTAATGGACAAGACAAGTCAAGCCAGGGAACCTTACCCTGGGACCCCAATAGCCCTGGCAAACGCACTTACGAGCTGCGAACCTCCTTGGTGTTTTTCTGCAGTGTGGCATGTTTGTCCCCAAGACGTTTCACCAGAGAAGCCAAGAGTTTACGTTGGTTCCTCACTGCATCTTCCAAGAACTGGTACCTAAAACCACACAAAAAAGTGAGCCTGCATGCTCAATTTGGAAATGGAGGCATCCACCTACCCACTCTGACTTGAGACTCACTGATGGTCCTTGTGAGCGTTGAGCTGGCAGTCCCGGCAGGTCAGAGTATCACAGCTCTCACAAAACAGTACAAGGGGTTCATGCTTGTGCACATTACAATAGACTGTGCGTTCACCATCAGGAGTCTTAGCAGGCCCTGGGAAATTGGAATCATGCCCTTAGCCATCTCCAACTCAAGTGGCAGACAAAACCCTTGCGACCCCATTTCCAGCTCATCCCACAACCTTGACCCACCTACTGAGAAGACCTAAATCACACCTACTGAGAAGACCTAAATCAACAATGGAGCTTTCTGCTCCCAGATGACCACACTATCCATCACAATGGATAAAGACAAGCTTGTGAAGAATCTCTTTACTATATCCTGGTTATCGTTCTGCCTGCCAACAAACCATCCCCAAATTAACAAGGTCCTGATGGCTCAGAGTAATGACACCCAGACACCAAAACAACAGTATCTCCCTGTTAAAAAACGCTAATTGTATTATCAGTGCCCAGGAAATTGGATGATGatgatcccaagttcaaggcaagcttgAGCTGCATATAGCGAATTCAAAGCCAGACTTGTCGCTATAGTGAGACTGATCTCCTTGAAAGAGGATGTACATAATCCAGgtctcaggaggcaaaggcagacaaacctgagtttgagaccaacctgattTACATACTGAGTTATCTTCCCCTGGCAtaacacaactttaattccagtgcttgggaagtaGAAGTAAGCAGGATCTCCTTAAGTgtgaagaccagcctggtctacatagtgagttaaagCTGGGCGTGGCaacatactcctttaatcctagcacccaggaggcaaaaAAGTAGGTATCTGTGAGTTGAGGCTAGCCAgttctacaaagttccaggacagccagtgctgttaaccgaaagaaaaaaaaaagtcttgaaaaaaaagggggggtgagTTGACCAAGCATACTGACAATCGCCtattttaatccaagcactttggAGCTATGGGAGGAACATCAAGAATCCAaggccagctgggtggtggtggtggcgcacgcctttaatcccagcactcgggaggcagagccaggcggatctctctgagttcgaggccagcctggtctccaaagagttccaggaaaggcgcaaagctacacagagaaaccctgtctcgaaaaaccaaaaaaagaatccaaggccagcctgggctacaacaaGACAATGTCTCACCAAAACAGAAAGTGATAGACTGTGGTATCagtccctttcctccccaatgcTAATTAATCCAATCCAAGCGGTACTAACCAAGTCCAAACTATGTACTACTAGAACACAGGCCAGTCAGGCCTTGGCTTCCTTCATGTCACTGCTGTACCCCTGGATCTGTCCTGTGGTGTTATTAGATAGGACCTGCAGATCGCATCCTATGCCTCCTGCTTCTCAGGCCCCACCACACACCTTCCACTACCACCATCACACTGTCCCTCTGGGGCAGGAGGAACTACAACTATCACATCAAAAAATTGCTCCCAGGAGTCTGGACCAAGCCAGGtggttggtggcgcacgcctttaatcccagcactggaggcaaagccaggcggatctctgtgagttcgaggccagcctgggctacagagtgagttccaggaaaggtgcaaagctacagagagaaaccctgacttgggggggggggggggagagaaagagtcCAGACAaaacccctgccccccaaaaagaCCTAGTCCGTCCATACAGCTATAAAATCCTAGATGTCTGACCATGAGCCTGCCTTAAGGGAAGGGAAAATGCTTGAGACTAACTGCTAAATCATTCCAGGACTCACCCTCACTCACTGATGGATGGACCAACAGCCTTACCAACCCTTCCTGTTCCAGAGCTCTTTCCCACCAGTCTAAAGCCAGGTGCCAGAGAACAAACATCAAATCCAAAGTCACTTCCATCTTGCCTTCACTAACTGCTTATACTAAGCTGTCCACCACCAGGACCCACTCTTCCAAGATGATCTTAGCTCAATCCTTAGTATTGACTGCAGCATACTTAAACTCTACACAGAGCCAGGCGGTGTTAGaggcaggacagccaaggctatagagaaacgctgtctcaaaaaaaagaaaaaaaaaaaaactacacacatTACCTTTTCCACCCAGACCCCCAGAGTCTGCACTCCTGAACCCAGGATTTCTTTGGGTTCTGTGTCAGGTCCCTGGAAAAACACTCATCCAGCAAGCAGGCATTTTAGGCAAATAAAAGACATGAGGGCAGCCCCAACAGCCTCCCAATTTTCACATACCCGTGGAGCGCACAGTGTGGTCCTTGGTGTACTTCACCCGTTGGTGGGCTTCCACACAGGTCTCACACAGTGGCTCAGAGCACTCCACACAATAGCTTGTGGCTGGGGCATTATCTTCACAGCTAGTGCAGCACTGTGAAAGAAAGGAGGGTTAGAAAAGGCAGTACCACCCAGCAGACCCGCATTTACTTCCCAGAAAATGCATATAATGCACTCAATCTGAGATTGCATCCTGAACCTGCTAGGCTCCGGAATAGGACATGCACGCCATTCACTCCCCCCAGGACACACCTGGTTAGCATCCTGGGCATCAGAAGAAGCCTTGCTGCCACTATCACGCATAAAATAATTCTCCACGATGTCTTTGGAGTAGCACTGCTGCTTGCACACTGGACAATCCACCACTGCTGGGACAAGAACGTGTAAAAATACTGGACGCTCACCTAAGCCATGCCTCTCACTCCAGGACTGAGCCACAGACGCTCTCCTTTCTAGGCGTTATTTCCCTCCATCTCCAAACACACTTTGCAGCTTTATGTCCAGACCAGGCCACCGGCATCGCTCAGAGGCCAAGAGCCCGTTCCCCCACTCAGCCACCAGGCCTAACCCTACCCGGGCCCCCATACTCTCGCACAGGCGCAGTCCCGAACACAGGCTGAGAGGGGGAGGGGCACCCGGCCACCCAGCACTCACTAGCGCcgtccgccgccgccgcgccgccATCCCCCGAATTATTCGCTGCGGCCGGTGTGGCGGGGCCTAGGCAGGCACTACAGGCCGAATGCAGGCAGGGCAGCAGCCGAGGCTCCCGCTCGGGCCGCAGGCGCTCGCGACACACGCCGCAGTGCTCCAAAAGCTCCTGCGCCTCGCCACCGCCCCCCGCGGGCGAGGACGCGGAGGCAGAGGCCGCCGCGGCTGAAGAGGCGGCGGGGCGCTTCTCGCCGCCCGCCGAGCCCTCGCCCGAGCCTGGGCTGCCAGAGGCCGCCGAGGCCGCCGAGGCCGCCGCAGCCGAggccgccgcagccgccgccgagGCCGCCATTCACACGCcgccgggggggtgggggggccgcCCAGGGGAGGAGGGGCGCGGAGCCCGCTGCGCAGGCGCAAGGGCGCTCAGCCGCCAACGGCCGGGTAGTGGCGGCTGCCGCGAGGCCGAGCTCCGCCACGCGTCTCCTGGGCCGACGCCCGCCGCGCCCCGGGCGCAGCCGAGATGCGGCCAAGCCGCTGGCTACCGGCTTCTCTGCAGACGACGGCGCCGCCCGCGCCGCCTCCTCCCTTGCTGCCGAGACGCGCGCCGCAAGACTGGCTAACAACCGCCCGACCGCGCGCCGCTCGCAGAAAGAGCCGCGGCCTGGAGGCGGGACAGAAATATCTGGCGCCGACGCCGCCGCGCACGCGCGTTGGGCACCGCAGCCCGGGGGCGGGGCACAGGCAGATTACGCAGGCGCCAGTGCCCTCCCTTGCACTCGCGGCCGCCCTTCCTAGGGCTTGCGTGGCGAGTCCGCGGGTGCGGGATTCACCCGCAGAGTACGTGCGCGATGTCTCCCGGGACCAGGGACGGTGCACCAAGGCTGACCCCCGCGTGCTTTGGCGCGCGGGTCCTGCAAAGCTGCACCTCGGGCTCCGCCTCCTCAGCGGGCGTGGCGACGTCTGCAGCCTCAACCCGGCCTATAGTCGAGGAGGAGAGGCGGGACAATGCGGGGTGGGCGGGGCCAAGCCGAGCAAAGAGACTTGAGCCCAGGTGGAGGGGGCGCGGGGTCTTTAGCAGGAAGGAAGTTCCCGCCGGAACGCGGAGGCGGTCTTaacccaaacttttttttttttattgttaaactCGGGAAGCACAAAGTTGCCCCAAGTCAAACCGTAGATCACAGAGAGCTACTGAGAAGCCGTTCTGTAAAACTCTGCCCAGTCCCTCGATAACCCTTTCTTAGTGTTAGCCATCTGCTGTCCTGATTTTGATGGGTTTTTTGGAGGTGGGCGAACTGAACGTTTAACACAGAAGAATAAGAAGTTGGATCTGAGTGGTGAATCTTATCTGAGGGGAAGAACAGGGACCTGGAGAGGAATCAGGACCTATCTGAGAAGAGCAGGCTGTAGAATGAAGAATCTGAGGTAGAGAATAGCAAGATTAAGCGTGACTAGGAGTCTCAGAAGCAGGATCAGTATAGACAAGGCATTCTGACCCCCTTCCCATTTCACTCCCGTGCTGAGGGTAAAAGCCTCTGTTGCTTTGCAGTGCAGTGAGGACCCTCGGTCCCCAGTCTGGGTCTGGACGACCGTGAGTTGCACGCTGGCAGCTCCAGGGTTCGCAACAGCAAAAGGCTGCCTCTTGCTGTTGCGCGGGACCAGGTGTTTCCCACGTGGCGGCGGAGAGGCGAGGAGTGTCCCGCCACTGCCTCGGGTGTGGCCTTTGTTCCCAATCAGGCTGGGGGCCTAGGGCTTTGTCCCCGCCCCAGCCTTTGTTCCTTCCTAGGCTGCTCAGCGCTCACCCTTCGGCGGGCCACGCCCCCACCAGACCCAGCCGCTGGACTCTCACTTCCTACCTCTGAAAATGAGGGCATAATCTGGAGGCTGGCGAAGCAAACACCAGGGGAAGTGTGGGCGTCCCCTAGAAATATTTGCGGAGTAATTAACAGCCCCACCCATAGCTGGTACCCAGAATCACCAGGGAAGGGGGCCTGTAAACCAAGTCTACCTAGACCCATGGACCAAACATTAGGTTACCGGACACAAGGTCAAAGTAAATAGGTGATGATGGGGACTGGGGGTTTGAATGAGTGGCAGAACGCTTGCTTGCCTAACCTGTGCGAAGCCCTAGGTTGCATCCCCAGCACATCAGAAccagggcaagggatgggggagagCCGTGATGGAGGCTAAgaagatggctcagggaacagagacacttgccaccaagcctgaccacgaGTTTAATCACTAAGACTcacaaagtggaaggaaagaaccaactccctcagGTTGTCCTGGCTTCATGCTCACTATgagatgcatgtgtgtacatgcatgcgtgcattcaccacacacacacacacacacacacacaccaacaacaacaacaacaacaatttttttttcttttcttttttcaagacagggtttctcagtgtaacagccctggctgtcctggaattctctctgtagagcaggctgaccttgaactcatagagatccgcctgcctctgcctccatagtgctaggattaaaggcgtgcaagaCCACACCGGGtgcaaatttaaattttttaaatgggtaTTGGTAGAAAGTACAGAAGTAACTATCAGACACTGTCCCTGAACAGTGAAGAGCCCTGTAGCTAGAAACAGGTGCTAAGACCTATAGGCAGGGCAGTCACTGGTTAGAGCCCAGTTCATTAGCAggtgcctatgatcccagcactggagaggcagaggaagaacaggacgagttcaaggacagcctgtgctacatagtgaagtCAAGTTGGAATACATACTCTCTGCTACATAGTGAAGTCAAGTTGGGATACATACTCTGCcgcaacaaccaaaaacaaacaaacaaaaagacacattGTTAATTTACTCCTGTAATAtctcttcagaggctgaggcagggttaCAGTAAACCTGAAACTAAggtgggctacacagtgagttctggtcagcctggtctacagaatgacgTCTGCCTCAAAACCAAAGGATTAAGAGAGCACTTGCAACTCTTGCTGAGCACtggaggttcaattcccagcacccacgtggtagctcacaaccatcagtaagtCCGGTTCCAAGGGATGTAAGGtcctctcctgacttcctccagcaCCAGCcacaaatgtggtgcacatacatacatgaaggcaaagcatcctacacataaaattttataattttttaaaaaatgaaaaaaatccaaatacataaattaaacaaacaaataaataaatacaaaaatgtcAATGTATGTATACAGGACCCACCAGATAAACTCGGATAAAAGTAATCTCCCCATTTAAGAATACTGAatacttttggtttttcgagacaggatttctctgtgtaatagccctggctgttctggaattcactttgtagaccaggatggcctggtgTTGGTTAAATGGCGCGGTGCTCGTGGCTGGCCGCCACCCACAGCGGCCATGCCagcggaggagagtgctggtgGGAAGAATCAgaggccatggttacctttttagagctttattgggaggggggagagaggggggagagggagagagaggaggagaaagagagagagagagagagagaggacagacggaaggagggagcagaaaggaaagagagagatggacagagggcctacccgctttttaggctgggacgctgtcacaggctgatgacgtaattaaataCAGACTCCTTacacctggaactcacagagatccacctgcctctgcctctcaagagctgagattaaaggcatgtaccaccactgcccagcataataaataaatcttataaaaaaaaaaaatactgaaatcagccagccatggtggcacatgcctttaatcccagggaggcagaggtgattggaagccagcctggtctacagagagtattccaggacagccaaggctgcacagagaaactttgtcttggaaacaaaataaaacaaaaactgaaattaCATTTGCAAAGATCCTTTTTTTCCCTAACCAATAAACACTTAGATGTTACAGAAACTAAGATACatgttaatatatgtatatagatgtaTGGTGTCGAGAATTAAACCCAGAGAGTCCAgcattccaccactgagccatccctctaatttactgggggactctaggcaagTGCTGGACCACTGACTGACTTACATACCCagtcatttgtttgcttgttggtttgtttgttttaatttgagaCAATGCTCTACTATATTGCCCAGTCCCCAAGACAGTCTTAAACTCCCTGTGTGGCCTGTCAAGCCATGACCTGAGTTCCTCTGCCTTAGCCTCGTGagtaactgggattacaggggaaTAGCATCATGTCTAGCAGTGACACATTCCTCACACCACCCCCCAGGCAGTGTctcactacacagccctggctgtcctgaaactccctatgcagatcaggctgtcctagaactaactcaccgagatcagcttgcctctgcttcctgggttctggaattaaagtgggattaagggcatgcaccactattCTTGGCTGTCACCAGTTTAAACTTCATATTAATCATGGCTCTCCAGTtaggatgtatatatatatatatatatatatatatatatatatatatatatgtgtgtgtgtgtgtgtgtgtgtgtgtgtgtgtgtgtgtgtgtgtgtttgtgtgtgtgtgtattataagaCCCCTTTTAGCTTAATGCAGTACCCATGTCACAAATGGGAAAAAGCAATCCCTGGAAAACAAAATCACATACGAATCCAAAGATGGCCTGGACTCTATGGAAGCCCCCACCCTTCTGCTGGCTTCCAGGTGGAGGAGGAACATCAGAGAGGCCAGGAGACACTAGATCTCATACTATAACAAAGAAAGGGGGCctggagtgatagctcagtggttaaaagtataactcctgagccgggcggtggtggcgcacgcctttaatcccagcactcgggaggcagagccaggcggatctctatgagttcgaggccagcctgggctaccaagttagttccaggaaaaggcacaaagctacacagagaaaccctgtctcaaaaaaacaaacaaacaaagaaaagtacaactgctctaccagaggacctgggttcaattcccagcacccacatggcagctaacaactgtctgtaactctaagatctgacaccctcacacagacatacatgcatacactaatgcacataaaatgaaaagaaaaataaattgttaaaaaaaaagaaaaagaaaaaagaaagggtttGATTCTGTTGCCGTATGAGAAAGCCAGTAATTCAAGGAAGCATAGtcaatagccaaaaaaaaaatgatagaaaaagaaaatagccaaAGGACTGAGGAAATAGCCCAGTGGTACagcagtgcttgcttagcatgttcaagtccctaagttcaatccccagtatagcaaaaagaaagatgaagaaatggGGAATTAAGGTTGACAGCATGCTAACCAagtatgcacaaagccttgggttccagACCTATAAGAAACTGGGGtggggcctggcagtggtggcgcacgcctttagtcccagcacttgggaggcagaggcaggcagatctctgtgagttcgaggccagtctggtctacaaagcgagttccaggaaaggtgcaaagctacacagagaaaccctgtcttgaaaaaagaaagaaagaaaaataaaaaagaaactgggGTGGAGGCCTGTACCTGTAATCACATACTCTCAAAGTAGAGGAAAGAGATCAGAAGTTtaaagtcagcctgggttacatgataATGGTGGATGCTTGAACAGAGAGacactcagacagacagacacttggACAGAGAGACAGGACCCCAAAGCCTTCAGCATTACTCACGCCAGCAACTGCTCATCAGATTCACAGGATTAGGACATGTGAACTCGACATTGATTGTCCCATGCTACCTTTTCTTCGTTCCAGAAAGGCCCTTCCCACCATGAAAccttgttttaactttttaaggGGTATGGGGAGGAATCTGATGCACTTCCTTTAGACAGAAGTGGGTAACAGACCCCCCTCAAAATTCAAACATGATGGATGGAAAGGAGAAAATCTATGGTGG includes:
- the Trim28 gene encoding transcription intermediary factor 1-beta; protein product: MAASAAAAAASAAAASAASAASGSPGSGEGSAGGEKRPAASSAAAASASASSPAGGGGEAQELLEHCGVCRERLRPEREPRLLPCLHSACSACLGPATPAAANNSGDGGAAAADGAMVDCPVCKQQCYSKDIVENYFMRDSGSKASSDAQDANQCCTSCEDNAPATSYCVECSEPLCETCVEAHQRVKYTKDHTVRSTGPAKTPDGERTVYCNVHKHEPLVLFCESCDTLTCRDCQLNAHKDHQYQFLEDAVRNQRKLLASLVKRLGDKHATLQKNTKEVRSSIRQVSDVQKRVQVDVKMAILQIMKELNKRGRVLVNDAQKVTEGQQERLERQHWTMTKIQKHQEHILRFASWALESDNNTALLLSKKLIYFQLHRALKMIVDPVEPHGEMKFQWDLNAWTKSAEAFGKIVAERPGTNSTGPGPMAPPRAPGPLNKQGSGSSQPMEVQEGYGFGSDDPYSSAEPHVSGMKRARSGEGEVSGLMRKVPRVSLERLDLDLTADSQPPVFKVFPGSTTEDYNLIVIERGAAAAAAGQAGTVPPGAPGALPLPGMAIVKEEETEAAIGAPPAATEGPETKPVLMALGEGPGAEGPRLASPSGSTSSGLEVVAPEGTSAPVGGPGILDDSATICRVCQKPGDLVMCNQCEFCFHLDCHLPALQDVPGEEWSCSLCHVLPDLKEEDGSLSLDGADSTGVVAKLSPANQRKCERVLLALFCHEPCRPLHQLATESSFSMEQPGGTLDLTLIRARLQEKLSPPYSSPQEFAQDVGRMFKQFNKLTEDKADVQSIIGLQRFFETRMNDAFGDTKFSAVLVEPPPLNLPSASLSSQELSGGPGDGP